One Lucilia cuprina isolate Lc7/37 chromosome 4, ASM2204524v1, whole genome shotgun sequence DNA segment encodes these proteins:
- the LOC111677707 gene encoding HEAT repeat-containing protein 5B isoform X3 encodes MENLETYILTTTPHFLRKAIGEARRSFIRSDSDQKNNSAAAEITHFDDSMELAHSLTLNEDALKQLPEPKRSVFIFEWLGYLEKTLLVIDRNEIKNHQKKLVQQLTAQINGSPGPPTRKLLASCLATLFSVGDTFMLFDTANVCNDILKNKDDSPSYLPTKLAAICVLGSMYEKLGRMMGRSYEETVNLLLRTLRNAESQARIEIMITLEKVCAGMGTAIANVHKDIYKATKHGLTDRVMAVRVAAAKCILEMIQHAPFLYQTELESLPALCFRAFDGSSYEVRCSVAKLLGTLLAFTQQQQNEANNKKLSVQPTQSKSTARQVSLDETLSILMSGFLRGGGSFLKGTGEIIKGSSSVNREIRVGVTHAYVVFVDYMGSVWLERNLSTFLSHVLDLVANPKAASSHVDAVYSRKCINFILRSVLGKMLGEKAQTSACKELVYMIAKQMNSIDFNPENAKDSNQETLFSQHFLVCALQELGSLVLGLGTTAQNLLADQTLNAIDTTCAVLVHPSAAARLAAAWCLRCFCVAVPSLITPLIDRFVEALEQMRSSPEAVSGYSCALAAILGSVRYSPLGIPHTKGKVVFNAAEELLRSASQNSRMSLNRTQAGWLLIGSIMTLGSPVVKGLLPRLLLLWRHSFPRSNKELESEKARGDSFTWQVTLEGRAGALSVMQSFLVNCPELVTEDITKRLLTPIESALAMLVNLSSVLKSYGTQLKAPAAMVRLRLYETLSQLPSNALEASYTHLLRMLISEFTLAENPANTTNSLLRSLCHADDSVILGTWLQETDHRIIEDQLQPNSAAGSGALEHDPCCLYRISGNSSNATVNGAYGYKADQCPGPLPLGVAIIDMSITLFGVIFPKVANKHRLQMLDHFGECIRQAKSSRQEAVQMNVYTALLCGLKVLTDNKASIGQEDVRKSFTNLVTTGLTSSNSMLRCASAEALGRLAQVVGESRFTAELAQNSFDKLKSARDVVTRTGHSLSLGCLHRYVGGMGSSQHLNTSVSILLALAQDISSPVVQLWALHALALIADSGGPMFRSYVEATLTLCLKLLLNVPQSYVDVHQCIGRVLNALITTMGPELQGNAGGVTKMRRSFICAAYIMQGHSDPLVQAEATGCLQQVHLFAPGSISLPTLVPTLVKNLSSNYLTQRKAAVSCLRQLAHREAKEVCDLALSIKPDECPKLVVTEFGLPGILFAMLDSETDIEMLKNIHDTLMSMLQLMAAESLSTWLSLCKNVLTVAVENSPLPDDVALTSKGDAKAGASSSATASHNLANNDEDDDDEEDDADDVTEYHATENSSTHPAIQPRWTTRVFAAQSVRKIMSACESDTPIHFDLLQAKEMQMTKSSGDYLILHLSELIRMSFIAATSDSDQLRLEGLRTLQEIIDRFANVPEPEFPGHLLLEQFQAQVGAALRPAFAPDTPSHVTAAACEVCSAWIGSGVARDLNDLRRVHQLLVSSLNKLHTKTNSTQLFNESMTTLEKLSILKAWAEVYIVAMITNNTAPASLLRKQLSASNLIPSLTAAMEMDDDETAGADYGNDRSCESLLSLVKPELDNLSTHWLAAMKDHALLLLPAEFQSQLPHDGGAFYTPDTINSSKPHYLASWPPILYAASLWLKDEGFQLHLESSSQTDAEANNLDNTSLEANNNISHGSLSADRFHMIFGLCMEALCSARTSEKPKNVISCLQSMYTIFDSKWARQQLVKDKVLTIELCNVLHRQILTSDDLFVQLLCIEILKQSVQASKEQLTELRDEYLEKNKNIENADNISLQEQIDQMGEGGDSGEITPGSSHIYAILEVCLCLFVRQIPTMNPGAANTVQFRQDLIAKTALSSQSFFNKLAEDNGRLVASALECVEELTTLCSPKGALAILPTILYMTTSIIKEIANKSCIDSTILANTVAIQAALHALESICKDKWSKHPSVASEWQELLQSSLATIVDLTKTAGNNEDRKMDEVTMLRAIAVFILHTPPTVVSTPSLQYPCINHFRQYLQSDNMSVKLKCIQTARLIFSQSELKVSTPYIHALAPRIIEGLYMESAKQPRTDLELQIVLESIVTVEALIELAEPQNRNLMQGIQMLTLLVPVLINYLAEPSKLRNLPKYQRQLHEQALQWLMKIGPKYPQEFKSLMSQSPELRQKLEAAVRCQQQSAAIANRVQTAQSRSGLDKQQKPTIKLKTDFSNFQ; translated from the exons ATGGAAAATTTGGAAACATACATTTTAACCACTACCCCACACTTTTTGCGTAAAGCAATTGGTGAAGCCAGGAG atcatTTATACGCTCAGACTCAGATCAAAAAAACAACAGTGCCGCCGCTGAAATAACACATTTCGATGATAGTATGGAGCTGGCACATAGTTTAACTTTAAATGAAGATGCCCTTAAGCAGTTACCCGAGCCAAAACGTTCTGTATTCATATTCGAATGGTTGGGTTATTTGGAGAAGACTCTACTTGTTATCGATCGCAATGAGATAAAGAATCATCAAAAGAAACTAGTGCAGCAGTTGACAGCACAAATAAATGGCTCTCCTGGACCGCCAACACGAAAATTATTGGCCAGTTGTTTGGCCACATTGTTTTCGGTGGGCGATACATTCATGTTATTTGACACGGCCAATGTGTGTaatgatattttgaaaaataaagatGATTCACCCAGTTATTTGCCGACCAAGTT gGCTGCTATTTGCGTTCTGGGTTCTATGTATGAAAAACTGGGACGTATGATGGGACGTTCTTATGAGGAGACTGTGAATTTGCTTCTAAGAACTTTGCGTAATGCTGAATCCCAAGCTCGCATTGAAATTATGATTACTTTGGAAAAGGTGTGTGCTGGTATGGGTACAGCTATAGCTAATGTCCACAAAGATATTTATAAGGCCACTAAACATGGCTTAACTGATCGTGTTATGGCCGTAAGAGTAGCAGCTGCTAAATGTATTCTAGAAATGATACAACATGCTCCATTTCTTTATCAAACTGAATTGGAGAGTTTGCCGGCTTTGTGTTTTCGTGCTTTTGATGGCAGTAGCTATGAAGTGCGTTGTTCTGTGGCAAAACTACTAGGCACTTTATTGGCATTTACCCAACAACAACAGAATGAGGCAAACAATAAGAAGTTGTCGGTGCAGCCTACACAATCCAAATCTACCGCCAGACAGGTTTCTTTAGACGAAACCTTGAGCATACTTATGTCAGGTTTTCTACGAGGTGGCGGTTCATTTCTTAAAGGTACTGGAGAAATCATCAAAGGCAGTTCGAGTGTAAATCGCGAGATTCGTGTAGGTGTAACACATGCTTATGTGGTGTTTGTAGATTACATGGGCAGTGTATGGTTGGAGCGTAACCTGTCTACCTTCCTTTCTCATGTATTGGATCTAGTGGCCAATCCCAAAGCGGCCTCTTCACATGTTGATGCCGTCTATTCTCGCAAGTGTATTAATTTTATACTTAGATCCGTGCTGGGTAAAATGCTGGGAGAAAAGGCCCAAACCTCAGCCTGCAAGGAATTGGTCTATATGATTGCCAAACAAATGAATTCAATAGACTTTAATCCAGAAAATGCCAAGGACTCGAATCAAGAAACTCTTTTCAGTCAACACTTTTTAGTATGTGCACTGCAGGAATTGGGCTCTTTAGTATTGGGTTTAGGTACAACAGCTCAAAATCTTTTGGCTGACCAAACACTTAATGCTATAGATACCACTTGCGCTGTATTGGTGCATCCAAGCGCAGCAGCAAGATTGGCCGCTGCTTGGTGTTTACGATGCTTTTGTGTGGCTGTGCCAAGTCTAATAACACCTCTAATCGATCGTTTTGTTGAGGCTCTAGAGCAAATGCGCTCATCTCCTGAAGCCGTATCGGGTTACAGTTGCGCTTTAGCGGCTATTTTGGGAAGTGTACGTTATTCTCCTTTAGGTATACCACATACCAAAGGTAAAGTTGTATTCAATGCAGCAGAAGAATTACTACGTTCAGCTTCTCAAAACAGTCGCATGTCGTTAAATCGTACCCAAGCCGGTTGGCTGCTGATTGGATCGATAATGACTCTGGGTTCACCGGTAGTAAAGGGTTTGTTACCAAGATTACTGCTATTATGGCGCCATTCCTTCCCACGTTCTAACAAAGAATTGGAATCAGAAAAAGCTCGTGGAGATTCATTTACCTGGCAGGTTACGCTCGAGGGACGTGCTGGGGCTTTATCGGTAATGCAAAGTTTTTTGGTAAACTGTCCCGAACTCGTAACGGAAGATATTACAAAACGTCTTTTAACGCCTATTGAAAGTGCTTTGGCTATGTTGGTAAA ctTATCTTCTGTTTTGAAAAGCTATGGCACACAATTAAAAGCACCCGCCGCCATGGTACGCCTACGTCTTTATGAAACTCTTTCTCAACTACCATCTAATGCTTTAGAAGCTTCTTACACTCATCTCTTGCGTATGCTTATATCAGAATTTACTTTGGCTGAAAATCCAGCAAACACCACAAACTCTTTGCTTCGTAGTCTTTGTCATGCTGATGACTCTGTTATATTGGGAACTTGGTTGCAAGAAACCGATCATCGCATTATAGAAGATCAG CTTCAACCCAATAGCGCCGCCGGCTCAGGTGCTTTAGAACATGATCCCTGTTGTTTATACAGAATTTCGGGCAATTCATCGAATGCCACAGTTAATGGAGCCTACGGCTATAAAGCCGATCAGTGTCCTGGTCCTTTACCACTTGGTGTGGCCATCATAGATATGTCAATAACATTGTTTGGTGTTATATTTCCCAAAGTGGCCAATAAACATCGTTTACAAATGTTGGATCATTTTGGTGAATGCATAAGACAGGCCAAGAGCAGTCGCCAGGAAGCAGTGCAAATGAATGTGTATACAGCTCTGCTTTGTGGCCTTAAGGTGCTAACGGACAATAAGGCTAGTATTGGCCAAGAAGATGTACGCAAAAGTTTTACCAATCTAGTTACTACTGGTCTAACTAGCTCAAATTCTATGCTCAGATGTGCTTCGGCTGAAGCTTTGGGTCGTTTAGCTCAAGTGGTGGGTGAATCGAGGTTTACTGCTGAATTGGCTCAAAATTCGtttgataaattaaaatctGCTCGTGATGTAGTAACACGTACTGGACACTCTTTATCATTGGGCTGTTTACATCGCTACGTTGGTGGCATGGGCTCGTCTCAACATTTGAATACCAGTGTTTCCATATTATTAGCTTTGGCACAAGACATTTCTTCGCCTGTTGTACAGCTGTGGGCACTACATGCTTTGGCTTTAATTGCTGATTCCGGAGGACCTATGTTCCGCAGTTATGTCGAGGCTACTTTGACATtgtgtttaaaacttttattaaatgttcCACAATCATATGTGGACGTACATCAGTGCATTGGACGAGTTTTGAATGCTTTAATTACAACAATGGGTCCTGAGCTTCAA GGAAATGCTGGTGGCGTTACTAAAATGCGCAGATCGTTTATTTGTGCAGCTTACATTATGCAGGGACATTCAGATCCCTTGGTGCAAGCTGAAGCTACTGGTTGTCTACAGCAAGTACATCTATTTGCTCCAGGTAGCATTAGTCTACCCACATTAGTACCCACACTCGTTAAGAATTTATCTAGCAATTATTTGACGCAACGAAAAGCTGCTGTTTCATGTCTTCGTCAACTAGCTCACCGTGAAGCAAAAGAAGTGTGCGATCTAGCATTATCGATTAAGCCCGATGAATGTCCCAAACTAGTTGTTACCGAATTTGGTCTTCCTGGCATTCTGTTTGCCATGTTGGATTCTGAAACAGACATAGAAATGCTTAAAAACATACATGACACTTTAATGTCCATGCTTCAGTTGATGGCTGCAGAAAGCTTAAGCACCTGGTTGAGTCTGTGCAAAAACGTGTTAACGGTTGCCGTAGAAAATTCTCCTCTACCAGATGATGTGGCTTTAACCTCTAAGGGAGATGCAAAGGCAGGCGCGTCATCAAGCGCAACAGCATCACATAATTTGGCCAATAATgatgaggatgatgatgatgaagaagatGATGCTGATGATGTTACCGAATATCATGCCACAGAGAACTCTTCCACCCATCCAGCCATTCAACCACGCTGGACAACTCGCGTATTTGCAGCTCAATCTGTAAGAAAAATTATGTCGGCTTGTGAAAGCGACACTCCAATACATTTCGACTTGCTGCAGGCCAAAGAAATGCAAATGACTAAGTCTAGTGGTGACTATCTCATACTCCATCTCTCAGAGCTTATACGTATGTCTTTTATTGCTGCTACTTCCGACTCTGATCAGCTACGTTTAGAAGGCTTAAGAACTTTACAGGAAATAATCGATCGCTTTGCAAATGTGCCAGAACCCGAATTTCCAGGACATCTGTTATTGGAACAATTTCAGGCTCAG GTGGGAGCTGCTTTAAGGCCTGCTTTTGCTCCAGATACTCCTTCACATGTTACGGCTGCTGCCTGTGAAGTTTGTTCAGCTTGGATTGGATCCGGTGTGGCTCGTGATCTAAATGATTTACGTCGTGTGCATCAGTTATTAGTATCATCTTTGAACAAactacatacaaaaacaaacagcacTCAATTGTTCAACGAATCTATGACCACTCTAGAGAAGCTGAGTATATTAAAGGCTTGGGCTGAAGTTTACATTGTTGCCATGATAACTAACAATACTGCACCGGCTTCATTGTTAAGAAAACAATTATCCGCCTCTAATTTGATACCATCACTTACTGCGGCAATGGAAATGGATGATGACGAAACAGCTGGAGCTGACTATGGCAATGATAGAAGTTGCGAAAGTCTTTTATCGTTGGTTAAACCGGAATTAGATAATCTCTCTACTCACTGGTTAGCAGCTATGAAGGATCATGCTTTACTGTTATTGCCAGCCgaattccaaagtcaattaCCACACGATGGGGGTGCTTTTTATACCCCCGACACTATTAACTCTTCAAAACCACATTATTTGGCTTCATGGCCTCCCATTTTATATGCTGCTTCTTTGTGGCTCAAAGATGAGGGCTTCCAATTACATCTAGAGTCTTCAAGTCAAACAGATGCTGAAGCAAACAATTTGGATAATACCTCTTTGGAagctaataataatatttcacaTGGCTCCCTATCGGCTGATCGTTTCCATATGATTTTCGGCCTGTGTATGGAAGCCTTATGTAGCGCCAGAACATCAGAAAAACCCAAAAATGTGATAAGTTGTTTACAGTCTATGTACACGATATTCGACTCAAAGTGGGCACGTCAACAGTTGGTTAAAGATAAGGTCTTAACTATTGAATTGTGCAATGTTTTGCACCGGCAAATATTGACCAGTGATGACTTGTTTGTTCAGCTGCTGTGTATAGAAATACTTAAACAATCGGTTCAAGCTTCGAAAGAACAACTTACAGAATTACGTGATGAATATttggagaaaaataaaaatatagaaaatgctGATAACATTTCATTGCAAGAGCAAATCGATCAAATGGGTGAGGGAGGTGATTCAGGAGAAATAACTCCAGGCTCATCGCATATTTACGCCATCTTGGAggtgtgtttgtgtttatttgtacGTCAAATTCCCACCATGAATCCCGGAGCTGCTAATACCGTACAATTCCGTCAAGATTTGATTGCCAAAACGGCTTTGTCATCGCAATCATTCTTTAATAAACTAGCAGAGGATAATGGCAGATTAGTTGCCAGCGCTTTGGAATGTGTGGAGGAATTGACTACGCTCTGTTCCCCTAAAGGCGCTTTGGCTATTTTACCCACCATTCTATATATGACAACTTCCATTATAAAGGAAATTGCTAATAAATCCTGCATTGACTCGACTATTTTAGCCAATACCGTGGCCATACAAGCAGCTTTACATGCTCTGGAATCTATTTGTAAAGATAAATGGTCTAAACATCCCTCAGTAGCTAGCGAATGGCAAGAGCTGTTACAAAGTTCTTTGGCCACCATAGTGGATCTTACGAAAACGGCAGGCAACAATGAGGATAGGAAGATGGATGAAGTGACTATGTTGAGAGCTATAGCTGTCTTTATATTACACACTCCTCCAACAGTAGTGTCAACACCTTCCTTACAATATCCCTGTATAAATCACTTCCGTCAATATTTGCAATCCGACAATATGTCCGTTAAACTCAAGTGTATACAAACAGCACGTTTAATATTTTCGCAATCGGAATTAAAGGTATCCACACCTTATATACATGCATTGGCTCCACGCATTATAGAGGGTCTCTATATGGAAAGCGCTAAACAACCGCGCACCGATTTAGAATTGCAAATTGTTTTGGAAAGCATTGTGACTGTTGAAGCTCTAATTGAATTAGCTGAACCACAAAATc gaaATCTTATGCAag GCATACAAATGTTAACTCTACTGGTGCCAGTGCTAATAAACTATTTAGCTGAACCTTCAAAATTGCGTAATTTACCCAAATATCAACGTCAATTACATGAGCAGGCATTACAATGGCTTATGAAAATCGGTCCTAAATATCCGCAGGAATTCAAATCCTTAATGAGTCAATCACCAGAGTTACGTCAAAAATTGGAAGCAGCAGTACGTTGTCAGCAACAATCGGCCGCCATAGCTAATCGTGTACAAACGGCCCAATCCCGCAGTGGTCTCGATAAACAACAGAAACCCACTATAAAACTGAAAACTGATTTTAGtaactttcaataa